From Vigna angularis cultivar LongXiaoDou No.4 chromosome 11, ASM1680809v1, whole genome shotgun sequence:
aataaatgGAATAAGAAACATTAATCCATACTCTTCagtgttaaataaaaatataaagacttaataaactattattaaactaaaatatcaatttaaaaaatgagaaatatatGTATAGttgtagaaaaaaataaaaaattgtattctgAAAAAGTAATTTCTGTagtaaaatagagaaaaatattattataaaaagacaTAATTAATAAGCGTTTTAAGAATCCTCACAGAGGATTCCTTCGCgtcatatatttttatcacgtatttttatttatttagaaaattgaatttttgatatttttgttttaatcacATCTTTCTACtatagtataaatatataatgttatacAATAGAGGTTTGTCTTTTCTTTGTCCTTccaaatttacattttaaataaaatgctttttaaattaaaataattattttattaaatttgttatttctttaaatttaatcatttttttaatttgatattttttaaatttaaatatttttaattgcaatactatttataaaatgattaaaagttattcacaataaaattataaaaactatttatattttataattataataataaaatttataatcataaaaaattaaacatattttcgctgatatattataatataaataagttcaaaattatttatttctcgCGAATTCCATTATAGTATTAAAACCATTTAAACTGAATTATtctagattttaattttatatattaacggatgatttaaaaaaaactgaaataattatatcagaagatttttttttatctcttctgaaatttatataagaaactaaaattcaTGCGTATGGATTGGTTAGAAGGTTTATTTTGTCATTTAGCAAGGATTTTCTTTGGGAAGAAGCTGAGTCTGATCGACTCAACCTCAACCTTCTTCTCCTGCGTTGTGTTGTGCTCTCTCTCACGGTTTCAGAGACGCAGAGACTCTAACCCCAAATTTCTAGGGTTTGGTACAGACACAACAACCGAAAATGTCTCAGAATGGGAAGCTGATGCCGAATCTAGACCAGCACAGCACCAAGCTTCTCAATCTTACTGTTCTCCAACGAATCGACCCCTTCGTTGAAGAAATTCTCATCACCGCAGCACATGTCACCTTCTACGAGTTCAACATCGACCTCAGCCAATGGGTTCGCTCGCTCTCTCTATCTATTTTCccttcatttttactttttcattccGTTCTCATCGCTCTGATTGCTTTCCAGAGTCGCAAGGACGTTGAAGGATCTCTCTTCGTTGTCAAGAGGTTTGTTTACTTTTCCACCTTTAAGTATTCTTGATATCTCGCGATTCATCGCTTCGACGATCCAGGTGTTTGGATTCGAGTTTTATCTCGTGTTTATGCCTTTGTTTAATTTCAGGAACACACAACCTCGATTTCAGTTTATTGTGATGAACCGTCGCAATACTGGTTAGTGACTCAATCTGCCTTTGTTTGTTgtcattttgtttaaaaaaaacgGGAAAGCAAATGGTGTTTTTGGAAGCTGGCGTATTGTGCAATTGATCTTTGTTCGTAATATGAATCTATGACAGTTGATTGTACCGTTTTTTGGTTTGgttttgaaattatgtattAAGTGCTACTTATTTTTTTCCTCTGTATTTCATCAAggcaatataataataacatgGTTCCAGTATGTGGGTGTGGTTTTAaccttaaaattataattgggGCTGTGGTATTAGCTATCGATAGACATTGCGCACATCAACTTGCACTCAATCTTATGAGTATTGCGAATTATTAATTGTGTGAACTGTAAATATCTTCTAATCTGTTTTAAAGGATGGGAAAATATGGTATAGATACTGTGTTGACTGTTGATACTAGACTTTGTGGTAGAGAACTGCCTAATGTCATTGCATGTAACTTGCATTTCGCCCTTTTCCATGATGGCATAAGCAGAGAATTTAGTGGAGAATCTCTTGGGGGATTTCGAGTATGAAGTTCAGGTGCCATATCTACTCTATAGAAACGCTGCTCAAGAAGTGAATGGTATCTGGTTCTATAATTCCCGTGAATGTGAAGAGGTTGCTAATCTTTTTAGCAGGTATTGCTCTTAGtatgtatataattatgaaattgcTATTTCTCCTGTGATTTTTTCATGATGTTAAATTGTCAAATTTTGTCATCTTTAGTGATTCTGATCAATCCAGGGAGTATTTTGCATGTTTGGATTATTTCATTTTGTGATAAAAAAGCATAGTCTTTACGAGAGTTTTtgaaagaggaaaagagaatttttcttttccccAATAGATTGAGCAAATTCTTCATACTTGTGTATTGCTTCTAAACTTGATGGAATGTAAAGTTCAATTTTTCTTGCATCTGTTGAATCCTTGAAAGAATCCTGAAACTAGTTAATGATATTGCAGATAACATATAAGCTATGTGCAATAATTAGCTTTAGTTCTGTCTTTTCCGTTGCTTGTCATTTCTTTTGCACATTACCATGAATTTTAGTTGTACTTGACTATATATAGTCTTTTGACATTTTCCTATGTACTTAGACTTTTGAAATATGATGTCGCTTCCTAAAAGTAGTAAAACTTTGATTAAACAATAATACTGGTACTCTATTATGTAGATGGTTTTCATCATAAAAACtgcaataaaattttcaaaatattggaCATATACAAAGAACaggaaaacaaatatttaactAGCAGCTCCATCCAGTGGTTTTAGTTGCTGATGTTTAGCACAGAGACCTAGATTGGTTGGAATTTGTAAAATTCATGTCTCCATATGATTCATATATATTTGCGTAATTTTCAGGATCCTTAATGCATATGCCAAGGTTCCACCAAAGTCAAAGGTTTCTTCTACAAAGAGGTAATAATGTGCTCCCAACTGTTTAAGTGATTCTGCCTGCTCCcccatgattttttttttaaaaattctagttcatttatcttttttgaAAGTATAATCATATCCACGTTCCTTTCGAATTCAATGGATTTGAAGTGAGCTAGATGGATATGTTTTAGCTCGAGCATTTTGTTGCATGTCATTTGGTAGCCCATGGAAGATGAAACACATGAGATAGTGACAAGAAAGAGCATGCGACATAAATTCACTCAGTACCACATAATAATCAATGGATTATGATTAGCATACGTGTAGTTTACATGTTGATAAATAATGACTGCAACTTACACCTAGTCACATTATCATATAATTGTATACATTGCTATTGCTCAGGATTATGTTTTTGCCTGTAGTCTGGTGCACTGCCCATGCCTGTTTCAAGGGCATTTGCATTGATCCTGCCTTTGATGTAGACATACTGGGCAGCATTGTTGCTTTCTCAGTTTCATTCGTTtctatttttatgcttttgagaatttttttacCTTCATTGTACTGCAGTCATTTTCTGGAAAAAGGAAATTTTTATTGTGTGACCAATAGGTGATTACTATCTTGTTGACAGTTTTAGCTTGCACTCTGTAGACATTACTCATTATCCATATATTTTTGCACGCAGTATACTTTGAATCTGAGTAAATGAGGTAATGCTTTTACTTGTTGCAGTGAGTTTGAGGAGCTAGAAGCAGTACCAACTATGGCAGTTATGGATGGTCCTCTTGAACCACCATCATCAACTGCTTCCAATGTGGTTGATGTTCCTGATGATCCATCCTTTGTAAATTTCTTCAGTGTATGTGCCACTGGTAGCAATGTTATTTGTTTCTAATACATGTTATTCTGATCTCTCAATCCATTCTAAGCTTTCTTGACAAATAAATGTGACTACATTTGTTCCGTGGAGGTGGATAATTTCATGCGTGCTTAGCATGATTTTGTCCTTTGGTTTGTTCATCTTTTTTAGtcatttattatattgatatataaCAGTTTCAGCTATATCCTAACAGTCTTTTCCTGCTAATTTCTGTTGGAGAACAAAGGGGTTCCATTGACATAAAATTATACAACTTTGGCTTATTCCATCTATAGTTTTGAATTCTTCTTTCACTACATGGTTCAATTTTAGTATCTCAGGTGTTACAAGATATCCAGTTTTACATTTATCTTTTGAAAGCTGCTCAATTGACAAAAGGGAAGAGTAGCCCCTGCAAACTAACTGTGAAATCCTGAGCGATTCTCAACTTTTCATTGTTTTCTTTGCTACACTATTATAGACAATTAGATCGTCATTTAGCTTTCAAATTTTCAGCATATTCCTTGCTGAACTGTAACGTTGGTGCTTCACTAATGATTATTTACTTATTCAAATTGATATTGCAAAGATTGTTTGATACGATAAGTTCAATATTTGTAAATGAGATTTGATGATGAGAATGGTTTTTCCTGACACATTATTATTGCAGGCAGCCATGGCTATTGGGAATACTTCAAATGTTCCAGTTACTGGCCAGCCTTATCAGTCCTCTGCTACAATTTCTTCATCTTCAGTGCAAACTCATGCTGCAACACCCACTGTGCCAACCTTACAGATACCCCCGCTTTCAGCATCTACTCCTCCAATTCCCCATCATGATGTTTCTGAATCCATCAGCAGTAATCGAACCACAAAACTTGTGAAGCCTTCTTTTTTCGCCCCTCCCCCTTCTTCAGCAATGATGATACCCCCGGCATCTTCATCCACACCTACTGCCCCTCCACTTCATCCTGCTGTTAATGTACAACGTCCATATGGTGCTCCACTGCTACAGCCATTTCCACCACCAAATCCACCACCATCACTTGCTCCTGCTCCCTCTCCAAACTACAGTCCAGTTATTTCTAGAGAAAAGGTTCGAGATGCTCTTCTGGTGCTGGTTCAGGTTAGTCTACTTGTTTGGTGCTTGTGTGATATTCTGTGTAGGGATTACAGTGATCTTAAATGGCTGTA
This genomic window contains:
- the LOC108334314 gene encoding mRNA-decapping enzyme-like protein; translated protein: MSQNGKLMPNLDQHSTKLLNLTVLQRIDPFVEEILITAAHVTFYEFNIDLSQWSRKDVEGSLFVVKRNTQPRFQFIVMNRRNTENLVENLLGDFEYEVQVPYLLYRNAAQEVNGIWFYNSRECEEVANLFSRILNAYAKVPPKSKVSSTKSEFEELEAVPTMAVMDGPLEPPSSTASNVVDVPDDPSFVNFFSAAMAIGNTSNVPVTGQPYQSSATISSSSVQTHAATPTVPTLQIPPLSASTPPIPHHDVSESISSNRTTKLVKPSFFAPPPSSAMMIPPASSSTPTAPPLHPAVNVQRPYGAPLLQPFPPPNPPPSLAPAPSPNYSPVISREKVRDALLVLVQDNQFIDMVYRALLNAHQS